The proteins below come from a single Roseiflexus sp. RS-1 genomic window:
- the cdaA gene encoding diadenylate cyclase CdaA yields MPDIRSILEWISRLADRLNPFVDPRALLDIAIVALIFYWLLGVIRGTRAVQLLRGFGILLAISIALSSVLPLETLRWLIENAIQPALIVAIPVLFQPELRRALESLGRTNDLLGRPFSRSNRSELIETVIGISRAAQQLSQQGIGALMVIERETGLQEYADRGVILDARLAVPLLLNIFYPNAPLHDMAVIVRGNRILAANVVLPLSEDIVGPRRLGTRHRAAKGISEQSDAIAVVVSEETGAISLVHDGRMVSYLNEARLRNMLAGLLKVQLDEALKN; encoded by the coding sequence ATGCCCGACATTCGTAGCATCCTGGAGTGGATCAGTCGCCTCGCCGATCGCCTCAATCCCTTCGTTGACCCGCGCGCACTGCTTGATATTGCGATCGTCGCACTGATCTTTTACTGGCTGCTCGGCGTTATTCGCGGCACGCGCGCCGTGCAGTTGCTGCGCGGTTTTGGCATTCTGCTTGCGATTTCGATTGCGCTGAGTTCGGTCTTGCCGCTCGAGACGCTCCGCTGGCTGATCGAGAATGCGATCCAACCGGCATTGATTGTGGCTATTCCGGTGTTGTTCCAGCCTGAGTTGCGTCGCGCACTGGAAAGCCTGGGGCGCACCAATGATTTGCTTGGACGACCGTTCTCGCGCTCCAACCGGTCGGAGTTGATCGAAACGGTGATCGGCATCTCGCGCGCCGCGCAGCAACTCTCGCAGCAAGGCATCGGCGCGTTGATGGTGATCGAGCGTGAGACCGGACTACAGGAGTATGCCGATCGCGGCGTCATTCTCGATGCACGACTCGCGGTGCCGCTCCTGCTCAATATCTTCTATCCCAACGCGCCGCTGCACGATATGGCAGTCATTGTGCGTGGCAATCGAATCCTGGCTGCGAACGTTGTTCTGCCGCTCAGTGAAGATATTGTCGGACCACGGCGTCTCGGCACACGCCATCGTGCGGCGAAAGGCATCTCCGAACAATCCGATGCGATTGCAGTGGTGGTTTCTGAAGAAACCGGTGCGATTTCGCTGGTGCACGACGGGCGTATGGTGAGTTATCTGAATGAAGCGCGCCTGCGAAACATGCTGGCAGGTTTGCTCAAGGTGCAACTCGATGAGGCGCTAAAAAACTAG
- a CDS encoding CdaR family protein, translated as MDFLNTPALRFLLALILAFTLWVFVSYTQNPDRSIAYDNVPVDIEGLAPGLVVIDKEGLPRIQRPEVDITVLADDETVRNVRVSDLRPFVDLTGRGPGEHNVPVNVVTTRSLRLRASAEPEYLLIRLDQEITRTVALTVETTGIVPFGFEARTPQVTSRGQPVTSVTVRGPQGRVERVAMVRARVDIDRLTANYNSPRTLEPVDANGQPIAGVTVDPATVDVLVPIISSVGLKRVPVVPSVTGVPASGSIVAGVSVSPLLVTLTGSSGPLDDAENVVTADVDITGASQTLTRTVGLILPRGTQLRFGEPTEVVVTVTIVPINRPFQVTVPASVQVIGISDGLLASLSPGIVSVTVAGSSPQLEALSSAQLLGVINVRGLGPGTYELEPTFSLPEGVTLVPPAPRVFVTLRLPPTSTPEPLATPDIDTQPTATPGTAEPAPTPTMTPTSTTP; from the coding sequence GTGGATTTTCTGAACACTCCGGCTTTACGTTTCCTGCTGGCGCTCATCCTGGCATTTACGCTGTGGGTGTTCGTATCCTACACGCAGAATCCGGATCGGTCGATTGCCTATGATAATGTGCCGGTCGATATTGAAGGTCTGGCGCCCGGGCTGGTCGTGATCGACAAGGAAGGTCTGCCACGCATCCAGCGCCCCGAAGTCGATATTACCGTTCTGGCGGATGATGAAACGGTACGGAATGTGCGCGTCAGCGATCTGCGTCCCTTTGTGGATCTTACCGGGCGCGGACCAGGCGAGCATAATGTGCCGGTCAATGTGGTGACGACGCGCTCACTTCGTCTGCGGGCAAGCGCTGAACCCGAATATCTGCTCATTCGTCTGGATCAGGAAATCACCCGAACGGTGGCGCTGACCGTCGAAACAACCGGCATCGTGCCATTCGGTTTCGAGGCGCGTACACCACAGGTCACATCGCGTGGACAACCCGTCACCAGCGTTACGGTGCGTGGACCTCAAGGACGCGTCGAACGAGTGGCTATGGTGCGTGCGCGTGTCGATATCGACCGCCTGACGGCAAATTATAATTCACCACGAACACTCGAACCGGTCGATGCCAACGGTCAACCAATCGCTGGCGTGACCGTTGACCCGGCGACTGTCGATGTATTGGTGCCGATCATTTCGAGTGTTGGTCTCAAACGTGTGCCAGTTGTGCCCTCGGTCACCGGCGTTCCAGCCAGCGGCTCTATCGTTGCCGGTGTGTCAGTCTCACCGCTGCTGGTAACGCTGACCGGCAGTTCAGGACCGCTCGATGATGCAGAGAATGTTGTGACTGCGGATGTCGATATTACCGGCGCTTCACAAACGTTGACCCGCACGGTAGGACTCATACTGCCGCGCGGCACCCAGTTGCGCTTCGGCGAACCGACAGAGGTGGTTGTGACGGTCACAATCGTGCCAATCAACCGACCGTTTCAGGTGACTGTACCGGCATCGGTGCAGGTTATCGGCATCAGTGATGGCTTGCTCGCATCGCTCAGCCCGGGTATTGTGTCCGTTACCGTGGCGGGATCATCGCCACAACTTGAAGCATTGTCCAGCGCACAACTGCTTGGCGTGATCAATGTTCGCGGGTTGGGACCCGGAACCTATGAACTCGAACCAACATTCTCGCTACCGGAGGGAGTGACTCTGGTTCCGCCGGCGCCGCGCGTTTTCGTCACACTTCGTCTGCCGCCTACATCAACACCTGAACCGCTGGCAACCCCTGACATCGATACCCAACCAACGGCGACGCCAGGCACTGCGGAACCTGCACCGACGCCAACTATGACACCCACATCAACAACGCCATAG
- a CDS encoding xanthine dehydrogenase family protein molybdopterin-binding subunit: MSHNGSTFRYLGKGHRLIEGLEKITGNAKYAGDLSLPGMLHACLVLSPYAHARIVAIDRSAAQAVPGVVAVLTADDLPTRDRAVNSRHSAVLAKDRVLWRGQPVVVVVGETEAAARDAADRVVVEYEPLPPIVDVRKAAAPDAPVIWPEGLPKEGADLTAAHAAVDKGEQETTGAPSNIHDEVHFARGDVERGFAEADVVIERVYRTPMVHQGYLEPHASVAEPDPYRGGVTVYTSTQGQFSVRDEVARLLSLPKHKVRVVPMTIGGGFGAKYGIIDPLVAAVAVTLKRPVRMVLTRTEDFLSTTPSPAAIVELKVGARADGTLTAIQARVLMDNGVFPFTLGGIVSILLGGYYKCPNLRIDCYEVLTHKPQAGAYRAPGAPTATFAIESTIEDLARALGRDPLTFRLQNAAETGDPMGNNDPWPHIGLKLVLERLRDHPAWKDRQVGPNEGVGIAIGGWPCGMSPAASVCRVDTDGTVRVHVGSVDISGVNSSLVLVAAEILDIPPEQIELIQGDTRSGPFAGPSGGSQTTYSVAGAVAKAARAVREKLFEVAADHFEASVADLELRNGMVSVKGFPDKAVSIGTLAAIAESKAGGPGPIIAEGSAAVSENAPGFVAHLAKVHVDPETGQVTLKQYVAVQDVGFALNPTMVAGQIHGGSVQGIGWGLYEAMIYDEYGQLLTASFMDYNLPAFDQVPDIEAVLVENPSPHGPFGARGVGEPPITAGAAAIANAIRDATGVRMTELPIRAEALWRAMQEAQA; this comes from the coding sequence GTGTCGCACAATGGATCGACGTTTCGCTATCTCGGCAAGGGTCATCGTTTGATCGAAGGGTTGGAGAAGATCACCGGCAATGCAAAGTATGCGGGTGATCTGTCGCTCCCCGGCATGTTGCATGCGTGTCTGGTCTTGAGTCCCTACGCCCACGCCCGGATTGTCGCTATTGATAGGAGCGCCGCTCAGGCTGTTCCCGGCGTCGTCGCTGTGTTGACCGCCGACGACCTGCCAACGCGCGACCGGGCAGTCAATTCACGCCACAGCGCTGTTCTGGCAAAAGATCGTGTCCTCTGGCGCGGTCAACCGGTTGTCGTGGTGGTTGGCGAAACCGAGGCGGCAGCGCGCGACGCTGCCGATCGCGTGGTCGTCGAGTATGAGCCGCTGCCGCCAATTGTCGATGTGCGGAAGGCAGCCGCCCCTGATGCACCGGTTATCTGGCCCGAAGGGTTGCCCAAAGAAGGCGCCGACCTGACCGCAGCGCATGCCGCAGTAGACAAGGGTGAACAGGAAACGACCGGCGCACCTTCGAATATTCACGATGAAGTTCATTTTGCGCGCGGAGATGTTGAACGCGGTTTCGCCGAAGCCGATGTCGTCATCGAACGGGTGTACCGCACGCCGATGGTGCATCAGGGGTATCTGGAGCCGCACGCGTCGGTTGCCGAACCCGATCCCTACCGTGGCGGCGTGACTGTGTATACCAGCACGCAGGGTCAGTTCAGCGTGCGCGACGAGGTAGCGCGTCTTCTGTCGTTGCCAAAGCACAAGGTGCGCGTCGTTCCGATGACGATTGGCGGCGGTTTTGGCGCCAAGTACGGTATTATCGATCCGCTGGTTGCGGCGGTGGCCGTCACGCTCAAACGCCCCGTCCGCATGGTGCTGACCCGTACCGAGGATTTTCTTTCCACCACGCCTTCACCTGCCGCGATCGTGGAACTGAAGGTCGGTGCACGCGCCGACGGCACGCTGACGGCAATACAGGCGCGCGTGCTGATGGACAACGGGGTGTTCCCCTTTACGCTGGGCGGAATTGTCAGTATTCTGCTCGGCGGTTACTACAAATGCCCCAATCTGCGGATCGACTGCTATGAAGTGTTGACACACAAACCGCAGGCAGGCGCCTATCGCGCTCCTGGCGCGCCAACTGCCACCTTTGCCATCGAATCGACGATCGAAGACCTGGCGCGCGCTCTCGGTCGTGATCCGCTCACGTTCCGATTGCAAAACGCGGCTGAAACTGGCGATCCTATGGGCAACAACGATCCCTGGCCCCATATCGGTCTGAAACTGGTGCTGGAACGGTTGCGCGACCATCCTGCCTGGAAGGATCGGCAGGTCGGACCGAACGAAGGCGTCGGCATCGCCATTGGCGGATGGCCCTGCGGTATGTCGCCTGCGGCTTCCGTCTGCCGCGTGGATACTGACGGCACAGTGCGCGTCCATGTCGGATCGGTTGATATTTCCGGAGTCAACTCTTCACTCGTGCTTGTCGCCGCCGAGATTCTCGACATTCCCCCCGAACAGATTGAACTCATTCAGGGCGATACCCGCAGTGGTCCGTTTGCCGGTCCCTCCGGCGGCAGTCAGACGACCTACAGCGTTGCGGGGGCGGTCGCAAAGGCTGCACGCGCTGTGCGTGAGAAGCTGTTCGAGGTTGCTGCCGATCACTTCGAAGCCAGCGTCGCCGACCTCGAACTCCGCAATGGAATGGTGAGCGTGAAGGGCTTTCCCGACAAAGCCGTCTCGATCGGCACACTGGCAGCAATTGCCGAAAGCAAGGCAGGCGGACCGGGTCCGATCATTGCGGAAGGGAGCGCTGCGGTTTCTGAGAATGCACCGGGCTTCGTGGCGCACCTGGCAAAGGTTCACGTCGATCCTGAAACCGGCCAGGTGACGCTGAAGCAGTACGTTGCCGTTCAGGACGTTGGCTTCGCCCTCAACCCGACAATGGTTGCCGGGCAGATCCATGGCGGCTCGGTGCAGGGCATCGGTTGGGGACTATACGAGGCGATGATCTATGACGAGTACGGTCAGTTGCTGACGGCCAGTTTCATGGATTACAACCTGCCAGCGTTCGATCAGGTTCCAGACATCGAGGCGGTGTTGGTGGAAAACCCGTCGCCTCACGGTCCATTCGGCGCACGCGGAGTCGGTGAACCCCCGATCACTGCAGGCGCTGCCGCGATCGCCAACGCTATCCGCGATGCAACCGGCGTCCGCATGACTGAACTGCCAATCCGGGCGGAAGCGCTCTGGCGCGCAATGCAGGAAGCACAGGCATAA
- the gatC gene encoding Asp-tRNA(Asn)/Glu-tRNA(Gln) amidotransferase subunit GatC, protein MALTLQDVEHVARLARLRLSPAELEKMRDQLSNILDHFQMLQQIDVSAVPPTAQVTDLVNVLREDEIRPSLPHEQALANAPEQQDGMFRVRAIFEEE, encoded by the coding sequence ATGGCACTCACCCTGCAAGATGTTGAACACGTGGCGCGACTGGCGCGCCTGCGTCTCTCTCCTGCCGAACTGGAGAAGATGCGCGATCAACTGTCCAACATTCTCGACCATTTTCAAATGCTGCAACAGATCGATGTCAGCGCAGTGCCGCCCACAGCGCAGGTCACCGATCTGGTCAATGTTCTGCGCGAGGATGAGATTCGCCCGTCGCTGCCGCATGAACAGGCGCTGGCAAACGCTCCTGAGCAGCAGGATGGCATGTTCCGTGTCCGTGCAATTTTTGAGGAAGAGTAG
- the cofD gene encoding 2-phospho-L-lactate transferase: protein MIVVLAGGVGAARFLEGLVQVAPPEEIVAIINTGDDMVFHGLHVSPDIDIVTYTLAGIVDESQGWGVRDDTTHTLSMLAQLGAETWFKLGDRDLAVHIRRTELLRAGWTLSEVTDAFRRALKVGVRLLPMSDDQVATEICTPVGWLHFQQYLVQRRARDEVLGVRFIGIDRARPAPGVIEALQQADAVIIAPSNPVVSVGTILAVPGMRDAVTSTPAPVVAVSPIVAGAPIKGPAAPLMRAVGLDVSARGVAVCYRGVIDTLIIDQADAGLADEIRAFGIEVVVTDTIMHGRAAKRRLAETTLSAARTATRRRP from the coding sequence ATGATTGTCGTGCTTGCGGGTGGCGTCGGGGCTGCCCGTTTTCTTGAAGGTCTGGTGCAGGTTGCGCCACCGGAGGAAATCGTTGCGATCATTAACACCGGCGACGACATGGTCTTTCACGGATTGCATGTGTCGCCGGATATCGATATTGTCACGTACACGCTGGCAGGTATTGTCGATGAGTCGCAGGGATGGGGAGTGCGCGACGATACTACGCATACGCTGTCGATGCTTGCGCAGTTGGGCGCAGAAACATGGTTCAAACTCGGCGATCGTGATCTGGCGGTGCATATCCGTCGCACCGAGTTGTTGCGGGCGGGGTGGACGCTCTCTGAAGTAACGGATGCATTTCGTCGTGCATTGAAGGTGGGTGTCCGGCTTCTGCCTATGAGTGATGATCAGGTGGCGACTGAGATTTGCACTCCGGTGGGTTGGCTGCATTTTCAGCAGTATCTGGTGCAACGCCGCGCACGTGATGAGGTGCTTGGGGTGCGTTTCATCGGCATCGACCGGGCGCGCCCGGCGCCGGGAGTGATCGAGGCGTTGCAGCAGGCAGACGCGGTGATCATTGCACCGAGCAATCCGGTCGTCAGTGTCGGTACAATCCTGGCGGTGCCCGGTATGCGTGATGCAGTTACTTCTACACCGGCGCCGGTTGTGGCAGTCAGCCCGATCGTGGCAGGCGCGCCAATCAAGGGTCCGGCAGCGCCGCTCATGCGTGCGGTTGGGCTGGACGTGTCTGCACGTGGTGTGGCGGTTTGCTACCGTGGCGTGATTGACACACTGATTATTGATCAGGCTGATGCCGGGCTGGCTGACGAGATCCGCGCATTTGGCATAGAGGTGGTGGTTACCGATACCATCATGCACGGACGCGCCGCGAAGCGTCGCCTGGCGGAAACGACTCTGAGCGCAGCAAGAACCGCAACCCGTCGCCGACCGTAA
- the cofC gene encoding 2-phospho-L-lactate guanylyltransferase, translating into MVIHAIVPVKELHRAKQRLARVLDAHERRALSLAMLNDVLVALSYSPVSRIIVIGRDVETGHTARAHGAAFVIDQSAALNDALHQAAADIPDHAAALVAPSDLPLLGAEDVIALTCISGDKPGVAIAPAHDGGTNLLLVSPVVGWTFLFGPDSLTHHIAAARQRHLPVHLLRLPHLERDIDDIDDLIWLAQQPGDTSAQRLARMFLERKGAQLWQSSDMPPH; encoded by the coding sequence ATGGTCATCCACGCGATTGTTCCGGTAAAGGAATTGCACAGGGCGAAACAGCGTCTCGCGCGTGTACTCGACGCGCATGAACGGCGGGCGTTGTCGCTGGCGATGCTCAATGATGTGCTGGTCGCATTATCGTACTCGCCGGTCAGTCGCATCATCGTGATCGGTCGTGATGTGGAAACGGGTCATACAGCGCGCGCTCACGGCGCTGCATTTGTGATAGATCAATCCGCCGCTCTCAACGATGCATTGCATCAGGCTGCAGCGGATATACCCGATCATGCTGCAGCGCTGGTGGCGCCGTCCGATCTGCCGCTTCTTGGTGCGGAGGATGTCATAGCACTGACCTGCATATCTGGCGACAAGCCGGGAGTAGCAATTGCACCGGCTCACGATGGTGGAACGAACCTTCTCCTTGTGAGTCCTGTGGTGGGATGGACGTTTCTCTTTGGTCCTGATAGTCTCACGCATCATATCGCAGCAGCAAGACAGCGTCATCTGCCGGTGCATCTGCTGCGTCTACCGCATCTCGAACGGGATATTGACGACATCGACGATCTGATCTGGCTGGCGCAACAACCCGGCGATACGTCGGCGCAACGCCTGGCAAGGATGTTTCTGGAGCGCAAAGGAGCACAGCTATGGCAATCATCGGATATGCCGCCGCATTAG
- a CDS encoding PPOX class F420-dependent oxidoreductase, with protein MPDSAAHVAAIPESHRDLLERPLIMILATTLPDGTPQATPVWFHFEEGYIYLNTAVGRLKDRAIRANPYVALVVVDPENIYRYIQVRGPVVEINEEQGRAHIDYLAWRYTGAERYTSNPPDQRRVRFKIAPEKINVMG; from the coding sequence ATGCCTGACTCTGCGGCACACGTCGCGGCGATCCCGGAGTCGCACCGCGACCTGCTCGAACGACCGTTGATCATGATCCTGGCGACGACCTTGCCTGATGGTACACCACAGGCAACGCCGGTCTGGTTCCATTTTGAAGAAGGGTACATTTACCTGAATACCGCCGTTGGTCGGCTCAAGGATCGCGCCATCCGGGCGAACCCCTATGTGGCGCTGGTGGTGGTCGACCCGGAGAATATCTACCGTTATATTCAGGTGCGCGGCCCGGTTGTCGAGATTAATGAAGAACAGGGGCGCGCCCACATCGACTACCTGGCGTGGCGATATACCGGCGCGGAGCGGTACACGTCGAACCCGCCGGATCAGCGGCGGGTTCGGTTCAAGATTGCGCCAGAGAAGATCAATGTGATGGGGTGA
- a CDS encoding TIGR03557 family F420-dependent LLM class oxidoreductase gives MAIIGYAAALEQFHPNDLLAYCQLAERHGFKGVMAADHFQPWVPQQGHSAFVWSWMAALGATTCTLTFGPGVTCPSFRYHPAIVAQAAATQAAMTPGRFWLGLGSGEALNERVVGGVWPEPHIRLQMLQEAVGIIKKLFTGKVARHDDGRYFKMERVRLWTLPPTPPPIYIATAGPVTAEWAGRECDGIITPGASLDKLRMLLGKFEEGARKAGKDPARMPKLLQLHMSWAETYEEAMQNALTEWPNGGMPFPKQDIRSPEDFAEIAKLVRPENYKNRMLISADLDEHRAYIQQFVDLGFDEIHVHNVGRNQEQFIKAFSEQVIPRLNASST, from the coding sequence ATGGCAATCATCGGATATGCCGCCGCATTAGAGCAGTTTCATCCGAACGATCTGCTGGCATACTGTCAACTTGCCGAACGGCACGGATTCAAAGGTGTGATGGCAGCCGATCATTTCCAGCCATGGGTGCCGCAACAGGGTCATAGCGCCTTTGTCTGGAGCTGGATGGCAGCGCTTGGCGCAACGACCTGCACGCTGACGTTTGGTCCGGGCGTGACCTGTCCATCGTTTCGATACCATCCGGCAATTGTTGCGCAGGCGGCTGCCACGCAGGCAGCGATGACCCCCGGTCGTTTCTGGCTGGGATTGGGAAGTGGTGAAGCGCTGAATGAACGGGTGGTCGGCGGCGTCTGGCCCGAGCCGCACATCCGCTTGCAGATGCTCCAGGAGGCGGTTGGCATCATCAAGAAGTTGTTCACCGGAAAAGTTGCCCGCCACGACGATGGCAGGTATTTCAAAATGGAGCGCGTTCGCCTGTGGACGTTGCCGCCGACCCCGCCGCCGATCTATATCGCAACTGCCGGACCGGTGACTGCTGAATGGGCGGGAAGAGAGTGCGACGGGATCATTACGCCTGGGGCGAGTCTCGACAAACTGCGCATGCTGCTGGGAAAGTTCGAGGAGGGGGCGCGAAAAGCCGGAAAGGACCCGGCACGGATGCCCAAACTGCTCCAGTTGCATATGTCGTGGGCGGAAACCTACGAGGAGGCGATGCAGAACGCATTGACCGAGTGGCCCAACGGCGGGATGCCCTTTCCCAAACAGGATATTCGCAGCCCGGAAGATTTCGCCGAAATTGCGAAGCTCGTCCGGCCCGAAAACTATAAGAATCGCATGCTCATCTCCGCTGATCTCGATGAACATCGCGCGTATATTCAGCAATTCGTCGATCTTGGCTTCGATGAAATTCATGTGCATAATGTCGGGCGGAATCAGGAGCAGTTCATCAAAGCCTTCAGCGAACAGGTTATTCCGCGCCTGAACGCATCATCAACGTAA